One Echeneis naucrates chromosome 1, fEcheNa1.1, whole genome shotgun sequence DNA segment encodes these proteins:
- the ier2b gene encoding immediate early response 2b → MSATTAMEVNAEARRILAVSISKLYASRTQRGGLRLHRSLLLSMVMRSARDIYHSSRESEAPSGPQPAPAEEPMEVGSGPGEQAELPAPQPELEPAVSPAETAEPGSAEEGCDGEFAEDKENRSPARQSRKRRGKASAAPDFLPSKRARLEPGEERYAAPLGSCRVGAGESLTALSLNRVIPAF, encoded by the coding sequence atgagTGCCACAACAGCCATGGAAGTGAACGCCGAAGCCAGACGGATCCTGGCCGTGTCGATAAGCAAGCTGTACGCCTCCAGGACCCAGAGAGGCGGGCTGAGACTCCACCGGAGCCTGCTGCTCTCCATGGTCATGAGGTCCGCCCGGGACATCTATCACTCCTCCCGGGAGAGCGAAGCGCCCAGCGGGCCGCAGCCGGCGCCGGCGGAGGAGCCGATGGAGGTCGGCTCCGGCCCCGGGGAACAAGCCGAGCTGCCCGCGCCTCAGCCCGAGCTCGAACCGGCTGTGAGCCCCGCAGAGACAGCGGAGCCCGGCAGCGCGGAGGAGGGCTGTGATGGTGAATTCGCCGAGGACAAAGAGAACCGGAGTCCGGCGAGGCAGTCCAGGAAACGCCGGGGCAAGGCGTCGGCGGCGCCCGACTTCCTCCCCAGCAAGAGGGCGAGGCTGGAGCCCGGGGAGGAGCGGTATGCGGCCCCGCTGGGCAGCTGTCGCGTCGGGGCCGGGGAGTCCCTGACCGCTTTGTCTCTAAACCGGGTTATACCTGCCTTCTGA